Proteins from one Alysiella filiformis genomic window:
- the pdxA gene encoding 4-hydroxythreonine-4-phosphate dehydrogenase PdxA — MKNKILAITSGEPAGIGADICLDLPQHNLPCRVVVLGDIELLRNRAQMLQKNVKIREFDRFSQPEHNTLDVLHIPLRDVCEIGKLNPNNSPYVLELLDKAFDGVQAGEFAAMVTAPVHKGVINDYFSGSLKREFFSGHTEYLAEKSNTKQVVMMLAGGGMRVALLTTHLPLRDVADAITPQLIEDVAQILHHDLQTKFGIRSPKILLAGLNPHAGEGGHLGREELTIMQPTAAKLREQGMDISDPLPADTLFQPFLLNDADAVLAAYHDQGLPVLKYASFGGGVNITLGLPFIRTSVDHGTALTLAGSGKADSGSLKTAVEVAWQMVLAQQS; from the coding sequence ATGAAAAACAAAATCCTAGCCATTACATCAGGCGAACCAGCAGGCATAGGCGCAGACATTTGCCTTGATTTACCCCAACACAATTTGCCCTGCCGCGTGGTGGTGTTGGGCGACATTGAATTGTTGCGAAATCGCGCCCAAATGTTGCAAAAAAACGTGAAAATCCGCGAATTTGACCGTTTCAGCCAGCCTGAACACAACACGCTGGACGTGTTGCACATTCCCTTGCGCGATGTGTGTGAAATCGGCAAACTCAATCCGAATAATTCGCCCTATGTGCTTGAATTGCTGGATAAAGCCTTTGATGGCGTGCAAGCTGGCGAATTTGCGGCTATGGTTACTGCGCCTGTGCATAAGGGCGTGATTAACGATTATTTTTCAGGCAGCCTGAAACGCGAATTTTTTAGCGGACACACCGAATATTTAGCCGAAAAATCAAACACCAAACAAGTTGTGATGATGTTGGCAGGTGGCGGTATGCGCGTGGCTTTGCTGACCACCCATTTGCCCCTGCGCGATGTGGCAGACGCGATTACCCCACAACTGATTGAAGACGTTGCCCAAATCTTACATCATGATTTACAAACGAAATTTGGCATTCGTTCGCCCAAAATTTTGCTGGCGGGTTTGAACCCCCACGCTGGCGAGGGCGGTCATTTGGGGCGCGAAGAATTGACCATCATGCAACCCACCGCCGCCAAATTGCGCGAACAAGGCATGGACATTTCCGACCCCCTGCCTGCCGACACGCTGTTTCAGCCATTTTTGCTGAACGATGCGGACGCGGTGCTGGCGGCGTACCACGACCAAGGTTTGCCTGTGTTGAAATACGCCAGCTTTGGTGGGGGCGTGAACATCACGTTGGGTTTGCCGTTTATCCGCACTTCGGTGGACCACGGCACGGCTTTGACTTTGGCGGGTTCGGGCAAGGCGGATTCAGGCAGCCTGAAAACGGCGGTGGAAGTGGCGTGGCAAATGGTGTTGGCGCAGCAATCTTGA
- the ftsY gene encoding signal recognition particle-docking protein FtsY encodes MFRSLLKIFQPKSQAAPESQQPNQNENNPLSNETVSLDVSDLQDLRTESAQDAPQQVNENEIAADDVVAVSAENETAEVAQSTSDDAVAVAEHTTAEVPQPTSDDAVAVAENATAEVPQPTSDDAVAVAENATAEVAQPTSDDAVAVAENTTAEVAQTPPAELEVVEEIIHIQTKSDIETSWTFGGKKPETPNENESQTPESATEPVSHWTFGGADVNTHTDDVIHIDPKKLSPTTKALIDEALGRLPENRAALVGKLDEDDLAPPPAAEAATDVDASESHTSVEASPETPTVANATPNPPAHEPLAAEAATDVDETNPSLPEQAIQPADDIAQRDVGDVPIVAAAAATVLASDNDDAAPQDSWASRLARGLSKSRDKMAKSLAGVFGGGQIDEDLYEELETVLITSDMGIEATEMLMKEVRNRVSLKGLKDGNELRQALKDAVYDLLKPLEQPLTLPENGQPFVIMMAGINGAGKTTSIGKLAKYFQSQGKSVILAAGDTFRAAAREQLQEWGERNGVTVISQVKGDSAAVCFDAVEAAKARKIDVVLADTAGRLPTQLHLMEEIAKVKRVLQKAMPDAPHEILLVLDANIGQNALNQVGAFHKALGITGLIVTKLDGTAKGGVLAALASQYPIPVRYVGVGEGIDDLRPFKARDFVDALLD; translated from the coding sequence ATGTTTCGCTCATTACTGAAAATTTTTCAACCCAAATCGCAAGCTGCACCCGAATCACAGCAGCCAAATCAAAACGAAAACAACCCCTTATCCAATGAAACCGTGTCTTTGGACGTGTCCGATTTGCAAGATTTGCGTACCGAATCTGCCCAAGACGCACCCCAGCAGGTAAACGAAAACGAAATTGCCGCCGATGATGTGGTGGCGGTGTCTGCCGAAAATGAAACCGCAGAAGTCGCCCAATCCACATCTGATGACGCGGTGGCAGTCGCTGAACATACCACGGCAGAAGTCCCCCAACCCACATCTGATGACGCGGTGGCAGTCGCTGAAAATGCCACGGCAGAAGTCCCCCAACCCACATCGGATGACGCGGTCGCAGTCGCTGAAAATGCCACGGCAGAAGTCGCACAACCCACATCTGATGACGCGGTGGCAGTCGCTGAAAATACCACGGCAGAAGTCGCCCAAACGCCTCCTGCTGAACTGGAAGTGGTGGAAGAAATCATTCACATTCAAACCAAATCCGACATTGAAACCAGTTGGACTTTTGGCGGCAAAAAACCCGAAACGCCCAACGAAAACGAATCCCAAACGCCTGAATCGGCTACCGAACCCGTGAGCCATTGGACGTTTGGCGGCGCAGATGTGAACACCCACACCGATGATGTGATTCACATTGACCCCAAAAAATTGTCGCCCACCACCAAGGCTTTGATTGATGAAGCCTTGGGCAGGCTGCCTGAAAACCGTGCCGCATTGGTGGGCAAATTGGACGAAGACGACCTCGCCCCACCCCCAGCAGCCGAAGCCGCCACCGATGTGGACGCAAGCGAATCCCACACCAGCGTTGAGGCTAGCCCTGAAACGCCCACCGTTGCCAACGCAACACCCAATCCACCCGCACACGAACCCCTCGCTGCCGAAGCCGCCACCGATGTGGACGAAACCAACCCCAGCCTGCCTGAACAAGCCATTCAGCCAGCCGATGACATTGCCCAACGCGATGTGGGCGATGTGCCGATTGTTGCCGCCGCAGCCGCCACCGTGTTGGCAAGCGACAACGATGACGCGGCACCGCAAGACAGTTGGGCAAGCCGCTTGGCGCGTGGATTGAGCAAATCGCGCGACAAAATGGCAAAATCGCTGGCAGGCGTGTTTGGTGGTGGTCAAATTGACGAAGATTTGTATGAAGAATTGGAAACCGTGCTGATTACCAGCGACATGGGCATTGAAGCCACCGAAATGCTGATGAAAGAAGTCCGCAATCGCGTTTCGCTCAAAGGCTTGAAAGACGGCAACGAATTGCGTCAAGCCCTCAAAGACGCGGTGTACGATTTGCTTAAACCTTTGGAACAGCCGCTCACGCTGCCTGAAAATGGTCAGCCCTTTGTGATTATGATGGCGGGCATTAACGGTGCGGGCAAAACCACGTCCATTGGCAAATTGGCAAAATATTTCCAATCGCAAGGCAAAAGCGTGATTTTGGCGGCTGGCGACACCTTCCGTGCTGCCGCGCGTGAGCAGTTGCAAGAATGGGGCGAACGCAATGGCGTTACCGTCATTTCCCAAGTCAAAGGCGACAGCGCGGCGGTGTGCTTTGACGCAGTAGAAGCCGCCAAAGCGCGAAAAATTGACGTGGTTTTGGCAGACACGGCAGGGCGTTTGCCCACCCAGTTGCATTTGATGGAGGAGATTGCCAAAGTCAAACGTGTTTTGCAAAAAGCCATGCCCGATGCGCCACACGAAATTTTGCTGGTGTTGGACGCCAACATCGGTCAAAACGCTTTGAATCAAGTGGGGGCGTTTCACAAGGCATTGGGGATAACGGGCTTAATCGTAACCAAGCTGGACGGCACCGCCAAAGGTGGGGTGTTGGCGGCATTGGCAAGTCAATATCCCATACCCGTGCGCTATGTGGGCGTGGGCGAGGGCATAGACGATTTGCGCCCCTTTAAAGCGCGTGATTTTGTGGACGCGCTGTTGGATTGA
- the argF gene encoding ornithine carbamoyltransferase: MNFKNRSFLKLLDFSPAEIVALLDLSAQLKADQKAGVETQYLHGKNIALIFEKTSTRTRCAFEVAARQQGAGITYLEPSGSQIGHKESTKDTARVLGRMFDAIEYRGFSQRVVEELAQFSGVPVYNGLTDEFHPTQMLADLLTMREHAPNGKPLNECSFVYLGDARFNMGNSLLIAGAMMGMDTRICAPQSLLPESHLIEKAKAIAQETGAKILITNEIDQAVRGVDFVHTDIWVSMGEPENAWRERIDLLKPYQVNADLMAKTGNANAKFMHCLPSFHNRDTKVGEWIFQTFGMDGVEVTEEVFESAQSIVFDQAENRMHTIKAVMVATLGDIEI, encoded by the coding sequence ATGAACTTCAAAAATCGTTCTTTTTTAAAATTATTGGATTTTTCGCCTGCTGAAATTGTGGCGTTGTTGGATTTATCGGCACAACTGAAAGCCGACCAAAAGGCAGGCGTGGAAACGCAATATTTGCACGGCAAAAACATTGCTTTGATTTTTGAGAAAACGTCCACGCGCACCCGTTGTGCTTTTGAGGTGGCAGCACGACAACAGGGCGCAGGCATCACTTATCTGGAACCGAGCGGCAGCCAAATCGGACACAAGGAAAGCACCAAAGACACGGCGCGTGTGTTGGGCAGAATGTTTGATGCGATTGAATATCGCGGTTTCAGCCAGCGCGTGGTGGAGGAATTGGCGCAATTTTCGGGTGTGCCTGTTTACAATGGTTTGACCGATGAATTTCACCCCACGCAAATGTTGGCGGATTTGCTGACCATGCGCGAACACGCGCCCAACGGCAAGCCTTTGAATGAATGCAGTTTTGTGTATTTGGGCGATGCGCGGTTTAATATGGGCAATTCGCTGTTGATTGCGGGGGCGATGATGGGCATGGATACGCGCATTTGTGCGCCACAAAGTTTGCTGCCTGAAAGCCATTTGATTGAAAAAGCCAAAGCCATCGCCCAAGAAACGGGCGCGAAAATCTTGATTACCAATGAGATTGACCAAGCGGTGCGCGGTGTGGATTTTGTTCACACCGACATTTGGGTGAGCATGGGCGAACCCGAAAATGCGTGGCGCGAACGCATTGATTTGCTGAAACCTTATCAGGTCAACGCGGATTTGATGGCGAAAACGGGCAATGCGAATGCGAAATTCATGCACTGTTTGCCGTCTTTCCACAACCGCGATACGAAGGTGGGCGAGTGGATTTTCCAAACCTTTGGCATGGACGGCGTGGAAGTTACCGAAGAGGTGTTTGAAAGCGCACAATCCATTGTGTTTGACCAAGCGGAAAACCGCATGCACACGATTAAGGCGGTGATGGTGGCAACTTTGGGGGACATTGAGATTTGA